The nucleotide sequence TACTTATTTTTAAGAATACAGTTTACAATCCTGGTGTACTAATAtggtagtaataataataatgatttgcCCGATCCTCCTCCTGACTCCACTATCTTCTCTTCAAATGTCCACTTTGTGTATTTAATATAGACTGGGAGGGATTATATTTATCATAATCTACCATTCCATTGGTGAACTCCGGGCTTGGGCAGGTTAGGAAGGGACAGGGTCTTCTTACCAtacctcttcttcctcttcctttacCTTCCTTTCAGTTCAAAAATCTCACCAAACGCAGATAGCTtcaaaaaaaagctgtttcagGTCTGATCGCTTGTTGCCCAACCCTTCCCCTCCTGTCCTCCTATTGGCTGAATGTGCCCAGGGGTCTcctgtgattggacagcacAGGGGTGTTGAAATGAGCATGTTGGAATTTCCTCCTTTCCCTCAgcttcttccttcctctctccatttctctctcctcGCGCATCATCGCCACCACCCCCACTTTCTTTTTCCTCCGCCCTccatcgctccctctctccccatgcCCCGTCTTCCCCCATCACTTCCTCCCCCCTTCCTAAAGTCTCATTATCTTGGTCGATCATCTCCACGATCCCGTGCCCCTCTGACCCTGCGTCCGACTCTCCCTCGGTGTCGGACCCGAGCTCCCCGGTGCTCTCCGTGCAGGTCCCGTCGTCCCCGGCGACCCCCGCGCCGGCCCTGCCCTCGGGCTCACTGGCCTGGCTCTCCCCGAACTCCAGGATGGTGGGCAGGTTGCCCTGCTTGGGGCAGCGCTTGCGCAGGCTGACCAGGAAAGGCTGGGGCAGGGAGAAGATGTCCACGTTGTTGCCCAGGTCGATCCAGGTGACGGCGGGGAAGCTGGCGGGGTCCTTGAGCACGTCGGTGAGGTCGCGGAGCACCGTGCGGGTCAGCCGGTTGCCGTTGAGCGCCAGGGTCTCCAGGCGCGGCAGGGCGCCCAGCgtgggcagcagcagcaggaaggccTCGTCCGTCAGCTCGGTGAAGCCCAGCTCCAGGCTGCACACGCGGGCCGCGTGGCGCTGGAGGTGGGCGCTCAGACGCTCCACATCCCGCACCCCCAGCGGGATCCCCGACAGGTCCACCGTCCCGCCCGTGGGAGGGCCGGACAGCAAGACTTTTAGGCTGAGGACGAGAGACAAAAGGGAGAGAAGTTTAGCAAGACTCATCCTGACTGGTTAAACAAACAGAGCATTTATTAAATCTGagcatttatttttgggttGAATACCCCtacataattatattatattaatatattacatgtagtactgtactgtaaaatcAGTCTCCTCCTTTTGTCTCCACAGTTTTGAATGCCCAATCATAAGCCAGTGCTCACTGCTGAAACCTCTTCTCTTAGTTTAGGAGAGCCACACTTCTCATCACACCACAGTTTGACAGTcaggctcactcacacaaaGGAGTCAAAGGATTCACTGGTTGCAGGTGTGAATGAGGTTAGAGCACAATGCCAGCTTTTCCAGGTGTGTAGTGCACTCTCACTCAGGGTTTTTTGTAGACTGGCCGGGTCTGTTTGCTGTAGGTGGCTTACAGCTCTCCGGTCTAAAAATTGGTCAAATTCAAATTGGTCTATTTGCGCTGTCAGCGGTGCCTCACAGAAGTGCTtggtgtgtatttgcatgtgtgagagaaatagagagaaagcCAAGAACCATCACGACTCGATGTTTTGATCCCATGAGACCTTGAGTGACAGGCCTCATGTAAACGCTGAAGCAGAGCTGGTGAAAGTCAGCGGCAGCAGATTGCAGCTCCacccaggggctgctgggaagaaAGAGGACAGATTGTGCACTGGAGGTGGCCTGCCTATCACACGGTGGCACAGTCCACTGGCTCCGACGCTGACTTACTGAACCTGTCAGTGGCACCCTGAGAGAGTGCGCACTCCACTCCTTTCTCACTCCAATGAGATTATTACAACATGAGAACACATAAGGACAAGAATGGACCGTTAAGTCCACCAAGGCTCCTCATTTACCCACAACTGAGAGTGGGGGTTAAACCTGGTACTGGAGAACTGCAGGATCTGCAACTGCTTGTTTTcgctttaaaataataataataataataatcaagaaAAGCAGACCAAGAAAGCAAGGTAAAGCAACACTGAGAGTACTGTAAGGCGTATGCAGTCCTGAGTCAAAACTGGATGTGAACACAACTACTACTACAAGACCTGGCAAGCTGTTCCATACATTGATGAATCTCTTTTAGGAAATCCTTCCTGGTACCCGTGTgctattttacttttaaaggaGAAATACATCatacaatactttttttttgacagcaaatTGAATTGTCCAGAGCAAATATATTGGAAATAACAACTAAAATTACAACACACAGAGCTTCTACAAATCTCCCATCCTGCAGAAATCCACCCaaattagtttagtttagtttcaaGGCAGCCCCAACCTGGCAACCTGTACTGGTGACATACAGTTATACAGTAGCTGTTGTGCTATGTAGGATGCAGGAAGCATGATATCTAGACAGCCAGAAATGTACTTGCACTACTTAAATATACTagacaatgaaaaatatgatcaataaaatacaataacatcAAATTAAGGTGTGATGTAACTTTCTCCATACCAACCAGCCCTCATGCGCttcattggctgtgtgtgtgtgtgtttgtgtatggtttgtgtgtgtgagtgtttgtgtgtgtgggaacaGTCAAGTGAGTTTTCAGAGCATTATTTCTCTCTCCATGTTAGCAATCTCTCCCTCTGGTGCCGCAGCCCAGAGACTCTTTACCCCTGCTGTGAAACCAGCTAATGAGAGGCTAGCATAGCgtgtaaacaaaaacagataaaataaaaggcGAGGCGGGGATCTCACACAGACCCCCCTTGGCTCCAGCTCAAAATCCCACGCCACGCTCGGTATCTGGGGGCAGTGAgtgagcccctcccctctgattCTCCGCTCCGCCACCCCAAATCACTTTGCTGGGATTTCTGCTTTTCTCATTTGGCCGAAGGCCAGGCATTCAGCCAAAGGCCGGTTATCCATTTTGTCCGTGTAAAGCACAGAActgtcctctccctcctttctcaatttttcattttttttctcttcctgccTCCTTTGCTATTTTCTGTTTAGCTGTCACCCCTTTCCATGTACATCTCACAAGGCCAGTTAtcacacagacagcaggtgTGCCCTGCAAATGACAGGCGCTTGTCTGCTTCCCTacccttttttggggggggggggggggtgacagacGGCTGGCAATGCAGCATGGGAAGAATGCAGGGGGAGCAAAGACAGAGCGAGTAAATGAGTGACAGAGTATCTTGTTTGATTTAATTGTCAGTGTCATTACCACACCCGATAATGTAGAGTATCATAAAACAGGGTGAAATTACGGACATTctttccagtgtgtgtgtgtgtgtgtgtgtgtgtttgtgtgtgcgtgtgtgtgagaaagatagagagaaagggagagagaaagagagagacagagagagaagtgtgACAGAAGGTGCAGACGTGGGAATCCTATTCAATGCTATTGAAATTACTTTTGAaggcactgtactgtacagtaatatattgacacagaatacagaatacaaTCCACAATTCACGTTGAAGGCAAGTCCACtccatcattctctctctccctttcataCAATGCTGTACTGATTGCTGCAGTTTTCAGGCCAACTCCCTCATGTTGTGCTGTAATTCAGCCAATTTATTCACAAGCAGCCTCCTGCATTTGCTAATGAAGAACACACAAATAATGCGCGGTTTAGGTACTGCAGCACATACAGGCCATAAACATGCACAGCCTTATGGAAATAGAGTACACTGCAATAAATTTCAAATAAGTGGGCCTCTGaaaagaaataattaatttcacagcAGCATAGTTTATATATATTGGAATATCTGAAAGCggtaataatttatatatttgtccatatattgtgaagtgtggcAATTCCTTGATAACACACAAAAGATATACACAATGAATTGCAACAAAGGACAAAGatagaaaaatagaaatgtaaatAGTCCTGTGTTTGCTGTTGTCCTGTATTGGTATTACATACTTGTACTATAGTTTAAGATATTAATTGAACTGCGTAGTCATATCGATGCATGTCTACTTGattcttttattattaatcTTCCCTTTTGTCTATCGTTACTTTGTTCTTTTTGAGGCTTTGTTCTTTAACGAAGTAAGTGCTTTTAAAGAAcctttataaatgaaaattcttgtaataattatcattacattacagctggAAATCCAAATTGTAAGCATGGAGATCAGCTCTGGCACATTTGGGGAGGATGTGTGGAAAGGTCCCCGCAGGGTGCTGGGTACAGCAGTACCGAGGCGCCATATCGTGGGCTATTCAAAGAGAAACATCAGCACTGCTGCAAATTTACAGCGAGTGGATGATTTAGCGAGGCACTGAGGTACTGGGAAATAAattcaatgaaagaaaaaaatgagaaaaatctaCATAAACTCTGCAGAGGAGCCGAACACTTTCCCGCTGACAAGCCAGTTCAGCCTCTCACTTACTGTAAATGAAATCTGACATTTGGTGGAATTGAAAAGATAGATATTTACTCGGCTGGATAATAAAGctgaaacaacaaaataatccaGGTAATGTGAAGAGCTTTCCAATAAACTGAAAAGTGATAAAATTAGTTGGTAACCTGGCCACAAGTCTGCTTCTGCATGCAGTGTTCTCCTTGGCCACTGAGATTGTTCCCTTTGAAAGagctgcccctctctcctcatACTTGAGATATGTGTACACAATTCCAAAATTGCACACCTCTGCAATTTTAAGCAAACTCAGTGTTGGGTGCTTAAAGGGTCCAGAAGTGAAGGGGAGTGAGATACGCTCATGGGACAGAGTTTGTGGGTGCGTCTCATTGACAATAATTTGTTGCCAATTTCACCATTTAAGCTCTTAAAACGTAGattggaggagggagagaaacaccTTTTCTGAGGATCCTGAAAACTGCTTATTTAAATGATCAGTTTTCCACTTTTCAATGCCTTTTTTCTCCCTTGGGG is from Anguilla anguilla isolate fAngAng1 chromosome 9, fAngAng1.pri, whole genome shotgun sequence and encodes:
- the LOC118235053 gene encoding leucine-rich repeat-containing protein 75A-like is translated as MGTKQTKGAGPDPGSSPQQSGWKRTPTKQRGDIFASFMLRSGDRFGRGGPPPPYQRRIGMIQEMMVMAKEGKQNEATELLKTLRQDLGMESTSLDDVLYRYASFRSLVDPITHDLIISLARYVHCPKTEGDALCAMEKVCRQLTYHLSPHSRWRRQGLLKRKPQACLKVLLSGPPTGGTVDLSGIPLGVRDVERLSAHLQRHAARVCSLELGFTELTDEAFLLLLPTLGALPRLETLALNGNRLTRTVLRDLTDVLKDPASFPAVTWIDLGNNVDIFSLPQPFLVSLRKRCPKQGNLPTILEFGESQASEPEGRAGAGVAGDDGTCTESTGELGSDTEGESDAGSEGHGIVEMIDQDNETLGRGEEVMGEDGAWGERERWRAEEKESGGGGDDARGERNGERKEEAEGKEEIPTCSFQHPCAVQSQETPGHIQPIGGQEGKGWATSDQT